The following are encoded together in the Limanda limanda chromosome 12, fLimLim1.1, whole genome shotgun sequence genome:
- the atg2b gene encoding autophagy-related protein 2 homolog B isoform X1, with amino-acid sequence MPWPFSESIKKRACRYLLHRYLGNFLQEKLSLDQLSLDLYQGTGTLAQVPLDKWSLNELLETADAPFEVIAGFIQTISLTVPWAALLQENCALEVKGLEMVLRPRPRVASGTEPMYWSSFMTSSMQLAKECLSQKLTDDMGESFQPFEGLEKFAETIETVLRRVKVTFVDTVLRVEHIPENSKTGIALEIRINKIVYCDETGEESSSVNVHQPTTFAHKNLQMEGITIFWDEFSDVSRAGCKSSPTPTETEPKLSPSWNPKIICEPHPQFTEHVSSTKPFEPVQVGSLDGKIELSLTLKNNIAMPGAKLDVVGHIETLIFLLSPRQVHLLLDLFGAFSGGSAQEWAKDRKSRPMQQEDEYRLHMELNRCLKKDTVVPGADPDLVDSQNTRTVSSRDDVFFSMADMDMSHSLSSLPPLGEPPTVDLDLSLNSNYSSSPVESPSGNPTALWDDYMDVPRHREKQANETLVYSRDSQLPQKLLRLACHPSKAHGDESRPELVLRLTLSSLAISVLHIDPLPPPGAAPRPLGPMAAHFFSMVGQLSPAAFLQSRTAFNQACPHDHLRFVGQGLKINYEHSQGSNLRTFSTDVSLNQMEFLECLFPSEGVIGGSQRGMQYTELLTFDTTASADAPLTTCLHLLYKQAERRGPQGGQVRFSTIPRKAEILVELGPVRSELDISIVDRLNSLLQPQKLATTEMMASHMYTSYNKHVSLHKAFTEVFLDDSHTPTNCQVSLTVNAPLLGLAVRFPIPDLRSDQERGAWFKKSLQKEVLYLEFEDLEVKTEFMGGSLPDQTKMELTFRELIGKFQEEPDQPAARFLRVSHTMDGDMTSSESVKFDWPRVVLKMNPTAVHSILERVTAEDDEGAEDHSLEEEEEEGAAHSLKDVCDFGKPEPSPFSSRRVMYENEEMVIPGDVGEMTEFQEKTMNNSRFILELCLPNVQLVLPSKTFYEKLHNRINNDLLLWEPTAPSPVETVESMPYGVGLSVASQLINTYSKDSFSQFRSTGPEEDTSGSEEENMHYYSPASEMGLRSRKKKKLKVQNKTSQSLFSVSLSVNHGLVSLQTNSTREDKTVLKNKHGEFWLEVKNAVLFSVTQYEGYKDQHYICFHTSSICMYHQGLMDGGAAVSDIKLPCRTHPHWLEPTIYQSETTPERSSTPSECIGLEARSMVSVAVKISSQNAERNVKEFLVAVGVRGATLQHRVVALSLGWYDQIADFLNISDEPVLGYAPPASVTTLHLHLWSCSLDYRPLYLPLRSLLIIETFSISSSLSLDHSSSTLRIILDEAALFLSDKSNAVSVNLARDYVQVVDMGTLELRISAVKPGVDGKLVRVVEPRFELRCSSDAIHIRTCSDSCAALMNLIQYVASYGDLLPTAEPEAKHGSTTHRSKAEFPSRPPSQTILLPETEQQILQDLMSEAMEETDGQHTPGIQLNGAHEERYDDQDPPRSDLFLFPDESGNLNQNPSPTYPMLHSPLITPVPTLAQETDDFCILETPGSRGEDRDQEPVVKQLTSNPVEIKHDHFSQPLYGADPSRGAVNFPIPEVRYLIKEISVIWHLYGGKDFGSPTFSASPARSRGSTPHSSPSQTPVRQASAPGRAGGGKGRNPDVLMEIQLSKVRFQHEVYPQAQVASGSAADQPVSRQVFVVQDLEIRDRLATSQMNKFLYLYSSKEMPRKAHSNMLTVKALHMCPESGQAPQECCLRVSLMPLRLNIDQDALFFLKDFFTSLATEVEFFSPPAQEAFCVSTKKSSPPEISCSFSKLAGSSQDPAPIISVPAQRRLSHNGFSTSGREEVTDNEALSFKDQPIFFREFRFTSEVPIRLDYHGKHVSMEQGTFAGIIIGLTQLNCSELKLRQLCYRQGLLGVDKLFSYAINEWLNDIRKNQLPGLLGGVGPIHSLVQLVQGFRDLVWLPIEQYRKDGRIVRGFQRGTASFGTSTAMAALELTNRMVRTIQAAAETAYDMVSPVPDERDSKRIKRFSHYGLAHQPVDLREGVAKAYTVVKEGITDTALTIYDTATREHEQRGMTGAVGGVLRQLPPAVVKPLIMATEATSNVLGGMRNQIHPDARQEESQKWRQGEE; translated from the exons ATGCCGTGGCCCTTTTCGGAGTCCATCAAGAAGCGAGCCTGCAGGTACCTCCTGCACCGCTACCTGGGCAActtcctgcaggagaagctgagcTTGGATCAGCTCAGTTTGGACCTCTATCAAGGCACTGGAACACTTGCCCAAGTGCCATTGGATAAATGG TCTCTCAACGAGCTCCTAGAGACGGCAGACGCCCCCTTTGAAGTGATCGCCGGGTTCATCCAGACGATTTCTCTAACGGTTCCATGGGCTGCCCTGCTACAGGAAAACTGTGCGCTAGAGGTCAAAGGTTTGGAGATGGTGCTCAGACCCAGGCCGAGAGTGG CATCTGGCACTGAGCCCATGTACTGGTCCAGTTTCATGACGAGCAGCATGCAGCTCGCCAAAGAATGTCTGAGCCAGAAACTCACCGATGATATGGGAGAGAGCTTCCAGCCTTTTGAGGGATTAGAGAAGTTTGCAGAAACAATAGAGACAG TCCTGAGGAGGGTCAAAGTGACATTTGTAGACACTGTCCTCAGAGTCGAACACATTCCGGAAAATTCTAAAACGGGAATTGCTCTTGAGATACGAATTAACAA GATTGTTTACTGTGATGAAACCGGCGAGGAGAGTTCGAGTGTGAACGTGCATCAGCCGACCACATTTGCACATAAAAACCTGCAGATGGAAGGCATCACCATATTTTGGGATGAATTTTCAGACGTGTCTCGAGCTGGATGTAAATCATCACCAACTCCAACG gaaaCTGAGCCAAAGCTCTCCCCCAGCTGGAATCCCAAAATAATATGTGAGCCTCATCCCCAGTTCACAGAGCATGTGTCCTCTACAAAACCATTTGAACCTGTGCAGGTTGGGAGCCTTGATGGAAAAATTGAGTTGTCCCTCACTCTGAAAAACAACATAGCTATGCCTGGAGCAAAG CTGGATGTTGTCGGACATATAGAAACATTAATTTTCCTGCTGTCCCCACGGCAAGTTCATCTTCTCCTGGACTTGTTCGGAGCGTTCTCTGGTGGAA GTGCACAGGAATGGGCTAAGGACAGAAAGAGTCGACCGATGCAGCAGGAAGATGAGTACCGGCTCCATATGGAACTGAACCGCTGTCTGAAGAAGGACACTGTTGTGCCAGGAGCAGACCCCGACCTCGTTGATAGTCAGAACACCAGGACTGTGTCAAGTCGAG ATGATGTGTTCTTCTCCATGGCCGACATGGACATGTCTCACAGTTTGtcgtccctccctcctctgggAGAACCACCCACCGTTGACCTGGATTTGTCACTTAACAGCAACTACTCTTCCTCCCCAGTAGAGTCTCCCTCTGGAAACCCAACA GCTCTGTGGGATGATTACATGGATGTACCGcgacacagagagaagcaggcTAATGAAACACTTGTCTACTCACGGGATTCACAACTCCCTCAAAAATTGCTAAGACTGGCCT GCCATCCATCCAAAGCCCATGGTGATGAGTCCAGGCCAGAGCTTGTGCTGAGGCTGACTCTGAGCAGCCTGGCTATCTCTGTCCTCCACATCGACCCGCTGCCACCACCAGGTGCTGCCCCAAGGCCCCTCGGCCCCATGGCTGCACACTTCTTCAGCATGGTGGGCCAGCTCTCGCCCGCTGCTTTCCTTCAGTCTCGGACAGCGTTTAATCAGGCTTGTCCTCATGATCACCTCAG GTTTGTGGGCCAGGGTCTGAAGATTAACTATGAGCACAGTCAGGGATCCAACTTACGGACCTTCAGCACTGACGTCTCTCTTAACCAAATGGAATTCCTGGAGTGTCTCTTCCCATCTGAGGGTGTCATTGGTGGCTCCCAAAGAGGAATGCAGTACACTGAG CTCCTGACATTCGACACCACAGCCAGTGCTGATGCACCGCTAACGACCTGCCTTCACCTGCTTTACAAACAGGCTGAGCGCAGGGGCCCTCAG GGCGGTCAAGTTCGCTTTAGCACCATTCCCCGGAAAGCTGAGATCCTGGTGGAGCTGGGACCAGTGCGATCTGAGCTGGACATCAGCATCGTAGACCGGCTCAACTCGCTGCTGCAACCTCAGAAGCTGGCCACTACAGAAATGATGGCCTCCCATATGTATACATCTTATAATAAGCATGTCAGCTTG CACAAGGCCTTTACAGAAGTTTTCCTCGATGACAGCCACACCCCAACCAACTGTCAGGTATCACTGACTGTAAATGCCCCATTGCTCGGCCTTGCAGTCCGATTTCCCATTCCCGACCTGCGCTCAGATCAGGAGAGGGGCGCCTGGTTCAAGAAGTCCCTGCAGAAGGAAGTACTTTACCTGGAGTTTGAAGACCTGGAAGTAAAAACAGAGTTCATGGGTGGCAGCTTACCTGACCAAACAAAGATGGAGCTCACCTTTAGAGAACTTATAG GGAAGTTCCAGGAGGAGCCGGATCAACCAGCTGCTCGATTCCTCAGGGTGTCCCACACCATGGACGGAGACATGACATCATCTGAAAGCGTTAAATTTGACTGGCCGAG GGTTGTGCTGAAGATGAACCCTACGGCGGTCCACTCAATCCTGGAGCGTGTGACAGCTGAGGATGACGAGGGGGCTGAGGATCATTCccttgaggaggaagaggaggaaggggctgCTCATTCACTGAAGGATGTGTGTGACTTTGGGAAACCAGAGCCATCACCATTCTCTTCACGTAGGGTCATGTATGAGAATGAGGAG ATGGTCATTCCTGGTGATGTTGGTGAGATGACAGAGTTTCAGGAAAAAACAATGAACAACTCTCGCTTCATCCTTGAGTTGTGTCTCCCCAATGTGCAGTTGGTGCTGCCAAGCAAGACGTTTTatgaaaaactacacaacag GATAAATAATGACCTGCTTCTCTGGGAGCCCACTGCTCCATCTCCAGTGGAGACCGTTGAGAGCATGCCATATGGAGTTGGCCTCTCTGTCGCCAGTCAATTGATCAACACTTACTCCAAGGACAGCTTCAGCCAGTTCCGCTCTACCGGACCCGAGG AGGACACCAGCGGCTCAGAGGAAGAGAACATGCACTATTACTCTCCTGCCTCTGAAATGGGCCTCAGGTCTCGTAAGAAGAAAAAGCTCAAAGTTCAGAACAAGACTTCGCagagtttgttttctgtcagcctaagtgtcaatCATGGCTTGGTGTCTCTACAAACTAATTCTACG AGGGAAGATAAAACTGTGCTGAAAAACAAGCATGGCGAGTTCTGGCTGGAGGTGAAGAATGCTGTGCTGTTCAGTGTCACCCAGTATGAGGGCTATAAAGACCAACACTACATCTGCTTCCACACCAGTAGCATTTGCATGTATCATCAAG GACTTATGGATGGTGGAGCTGCTGTCTCAGACATCAAGTTGCCGTGCAGGACGCATCCCCATTGGCTAGAGCCAACTATCTACCAATCAGAAACCACACCTGAGAGATCCTCAACACCCTCAGAGTGTATTGGTCTGGAGGCCCGTAGCATGGTGTCTGTCGCTGTCAAAATCTCATCACAGAATGCAGAGCGCAACGTCAAG GAGTTTCTTGTTGCCGTCGGAGTGAGAGGAGCAACACTTCAGCACAGAGTTGTCGCTCTCAGTCTGGGCTGGTATGACCAG ATTGCTGACTTCCTGAATATTTCCGATGAGCCTGTGTTGGGTTACGCTCCTCCAGCGTCTGTCACCACCCTACATCTACATCTATGGAGTTGCTCTTTAGATTACAG GCCCCTTTACCTGCCGCTCAGGTCACTGCTGATTATTGAGACTTTCAGCATCTCCAGCAGCCTCTCTTTAGACCACTCCTCTTCAACACTCAG GATCATTCTGGACGAAGCTGCTCTGTTCCTCTCAGACAAGAGTAATGCAGTCTCTGTTAATCTTGCACGTG ACTATGTTCAAGTGGTCGACATGGGAACACTGGAGCTGAGGATTTCAGCTGTCAAACCTGGAGTGGATGGAAAATTGGTTAGAGTT GTGGAGCCGAGATttgagctgcgctgctccagtGACGCCATCCACATCCGAACGTGTTCAGATTCCTGCGCCGCCCTCATGAACCTCATCCAGTATGTCGCCAGCTATGGAGACTTGCTGCCGACCGCAGAACCAGAGGCAAAGCATGGCAGCACTACTCATAGATCCAAG GCGGAGTTTCCCAGCCGGCCCCCATCTCAGACCATTCTGCTTCCTGAAACTGAGCAGCAGATCCTGCAGGATCTGATGAGTGAGGCAATGGAGGAGACTGATGGGCAGCACACACCTGGGATACAGCTGAATG GTGCACACGAGGAGAGATATGATGACCAAGACCCGCCCCGCTCAGACTTGTTCCTGTTCCCAGATGAGAGTGGGAATTTGAATCAGAATCCCAGCCCCACTTACCCCATGCTTCACTCTCCTCTCATCACTCCTGTCCCGACCCTGGCCCAAGAGACGGATGACTTTTGTATCCTGGAAACACCTGGTTCCAGAGGAGAG GATCGTGATCAGGAGCCAGTGGTAAAGCAGCTTACTTCAAACCCAGTGGAAATCAAACACGATCACTTCAGCCAGCCTCTGTATGGGGCCGATCCCAGTCGCGGAGCCGTGAACTTTCCCATCCCAGAGGTGCGCTACCTCATCAAAGAGATCTCTGTCATCTGGCACCTTTATGGTGGGAAAGACTTCGGGAGTCCGACTTTCTCAGCGTCTCCTGCTAGAAGCCGCGG GTCTACACCTCATAGCTCCCCCTCTCAGACTCCAGTCAGACAGGCCAGTGCTCCAGGACGGGCAGGAGGTGGAAAAGGAAGgaaccctgatgtcctgatgGAGATTCAGCTCAGCAAG GTGAGATTTCAACATGAGGTGTACCCACAGGCCCAGGTGGCTTCTGGGTCGGCAGCGGATCAGCCAGTCTCTCGGCAGGTGTTTGTCGTGCAGGACTTGGAGATTCGAGACCGACTGGCAACTTCACAGATGAATAAGTTCCTCTACCTGTACTCAAGCAAAGAAATGCCCCGCAAGGCCCATTCTAACATG TTGACAGTTAAAGCACTGCACATGTGTCCGGAGTCGGGCCAGGCTCCTCAGGAGTGCTGTCTGCGTGTTTCCCTGATGCCTCTTCGTCTCAATATTGATCAG gaCGCACTATTCTTCTTGAAGGACTTCTTCACAAGTCTTGCTACTGAAGTTGAGTTTTTCTCACCACCTGCTCAAGAAG CGTTCTGTGTTTCAACAAAGAAATCCTCTCCCCCCGAgatctcctgcagcttctccaagCTCGCTGGCAGCAGCCAGGACCCGGCACCGATCATTTCAGTGCCTGCACAGAGACGGTTGAGCCACAATGGGTTTTCCACATCTGGGAGGGAAGAGGTCACTGACAATGAAGCTCTTTCTTTCAAAGACCAGCCCATCTTCTTTAG GGAGTTCCGATTTACCTCTGAGGTTCCCATTCGCTTGGATTACCATGGGAAACATGTTTCAATGGAGCAG GGAACATTTGCAGGAATCATTATCGGGTTGACACAGCTGAACTGTTCAGAGCTGAAACTGAGGCAGTTGTGCTACAGACAAGG ACTGTTAGGTGTAGATAAGCTGTTTTCCTATGCAATAAACGAATGGCTGAATGACATAAGGAAGAACCAGCTTCCAGGTCTGCTGGGTGGTGTCGGACCAATTCACTCACTGGTACAGTTGG TTCAGGGATTCAGGGACTTGGTCTGGCTCCCGATCGAGCAGTACAGGAAGGACGGCCGGATAGTTCGCGGGTTTCAGCGCGGCACCGCCTCCTTTGGAACCTCCACCGCTATGGCTGCTCTGGAGCTCACCAACAGGATGGTGCGGACCATTCAG gcagcagcagagacggCCTACGACATGGTTTCTCCAGTGCCGGATGAGAGGGACTCAAAGAGGATAAAACGGTTCTCTCATTACGGACTGGCCCATCAGCCTGTGGACCTTAGAGAAGGTGTGGCCAAAGCCTACACGGTGGTAAAAGAG GGGATCACGGACACGGCGCTGACCATCTACGACACGGCCACCCGGGAGCACGAGCAGCGTGGGATGACGGGGGCGGTGGGTGGAGTTCTCCGCCAGTTGCCGCCAGCTGTAGTCAAGCCTCTCATTATGGCCACCGAGGCCACCTCCAACGTTTTGGGTGGGATGAGGAACCAGATTCACCCCGACGCTCGCCAGGAGGAATCGCAGAAGTGGAGGCAGGGCGAGGAGTGA